The proteins below are encoded in one region of Hordeum vulgare subsp. vulgare chromosome 3H, MorexV3_pseudomolecules_assembly, whole genome shotgun sequence:
- the LOC123445172 gene encoding protein transport protein yos1-like — protein MGLWMLLEGFLLLANSLAILNEDRFLGPRGWSMPEVSGNGQTKSLKGQIVGLIYATQFLRMPLIALNILIIVVKLVSG, from the coding sequence ATGGGCTTGTGGATGCTGCTGGAGGGTTTTTTGCTTCTTGCAAATTCTTTGGCCATCCTGAATGAAGACCGCTTTCTTGGTCCCAGGGGCTGGAGCATGCCTGAAGTTTCAGGAAATGGGCAAACAAAGTCCTTGAAGGGGCAGATCGTGGGGCTCATCTACGCCACTCAGTTTTTGCGGATGCCCTTGATAGCGCTTAATATTCTTATCATTGTTGTGAAATTGGTGTCAGGCTGA